Proteins from a single region of Cydia amplana chromosome 17, ilCydAmpl1.1, whole genome shotgun sequence:
- the LOC134655624 gene encoding BTB/POZ domain-containing protein KCTD3, with protein sequence MTNYQEIVNLNVGGTKFATSWHTLTWVPDTFFTALLSGRIPTVRDETGAIFIDRDPNLFGLILNFLRTRDIDLNNVNIRALRHECDYFGITPLSRRLALCDEMNHSSCGDVLFYGYLPPPLSTALPSNSNSRNSNGCSRKNSTASNTDAPCNRTHSRNSSLDLRTVGRIPSQDQLSRCGRGHSRAASLGNADCYKGVRPPELNAWADSMKVQIIKAHHNWIAVAYTHFVTGYRLTDSCGWYVVFQSPVQDSVIERIALNAKTGGGATASGTNTTGTDVMLGIASGPLVRLWAFSTHSEPVRRTLVGTFNLGVRVEHLLFVGPQLVALSGAGARSKAGVWHTSTQHWQTQDVAHLSTHDTAGSFLLLGTNTGAINYIDMQKFPLRMKDNDLLVTQLYKDPNQEPITAISVYLTPKTNLCGNWIEIAYGTRYGSVRVIVQHPETVGHGPQLFQTFTVHQSTITKVSLSENYLISVCSEYNHVRSWRVTRFRGMISTQPGTTPKAAFKVLALEAPTAQPHNDCGPYGEQDEEQIFIQKVVPDTDTLYVRLASNGRRVCTIRSVDGSAVSCFAVAECEGALRPRRLLLCGHRSGAAQMWDLTAAIDKAAKPAQAVATSSAEGDDSPIPDGGPTADELVRLLSACDLDATPAPQLLPPSPNRPMP encoded by the exons atgacaaattatCAGGAAATAGTCAACTTGAACGTCGGCGGGACAAA ATTTGCTACATCCTGGCACACACTGACATGGGTGCCGGACACATTTTTCACAGCCCTACTCAGTGGGCGCATACCTACAGTCAGAGATGAAACTGGTGCTATATTCATAGACCGAGATCCAAACTTGTTTGGGCTCATCTTAAATTTCCTCCGAACCAGAGACATAGACCTGAATAATGTCAACATTAGAGCACTCAGACATGAATGTGACTACTTTGGCATCACTCCTCTTAGCAGGAGACTGGCTCTATGTGATGAGATGAATCATTCTTCATGTGGGGATGTGCTCTTCTATGGATACCTACCACCGCCTT taAGCACTGCATTACCAAGCAACAGCAACAGTAGAAATAGCAATGGATGTTCTAGAAAGAACTCCACCGCATCAAACACTGATGCACCATGTAATAGGACACACTCAAGGAACTCTTCCCTGGACCTGAGGACTGTGGGCAGGATACCTTCGCAGGACCAATTGAG TCGATGTGGCCGTGGACATTCCAGAGCCGCTTCTTTAGGCAATGCGGACTGTTACAAAGGAGTACGCCCACCGGAAC TAAACGCGTGGGCAGACAGCATGAAAGTTCAAATTATAAAGGCACACCACAATTGGATCGCGGTTGCATACACACACTTCGTTACTGGATACAG ATTGACAGATTCGTGCGGATGGTACGTCGTGTTCCAATCGCCCGTCCAAGACTCCGTGATAGAGAGGATAGCGTTGAACGCAAAAACGGGCGGCGGGGCGACGGCCAGCGGCACGAACACTACTGGAACCGATGTCATGTTGGGCATAGCGAGCGGGCCGCTTGTACGGCTGTGGGCGTTCTCTACGCATAGCGAGCCTGTCCGGAGGACATTAGTTG GCACATTCAACTTGGGTGTTCGCGTGGAGCACCTACTATTCGTCGGGCCGCAACTAGTGGCGCTGAGCGGAGCGGGCGCCCGCAGCAAGGCGGGCGTGTGGCACACCAGCACGCAGCACTGGCAGACGCAGGATGTGGCGCATCTCAGCACACACGACACCGCCGGCTCGTTCCTGCTGCTCGGCACCAACACGGGCGCCATCAACTATATAG ATATGCAAAAATTCCCGCTGCGAATGAAGGACAATGATCTACTTGTCACCCAGTTGTACAAGGACCCCAATCAAGAACCGATCACAGCCATATCAGTGTACCTCACCCCTAAAACCA ATCTGTGCGGCAACTGGATAGAGATAGCATATGGCACTCGGTACGGCTCAGTACGGGTCATAGTGCAGCATCCAGAAACCGTGGGCCACGGACCGCAACTCTTCCAGACCTTCACCGTCCACCAGAGTACTATCACCAAG GTTTCCCTATCAGAAAACTACCTAATATCGGTATGCAGCGAGTACAACCACGTCCGCTCCTGGCGAGTCACTCGCTTCCGAGGAATGATCTCCACCCAGCCCGGCACCACGCCCAAGGCCGCCTTCAAAGTGCTCGCGCTAGAGGCCCCCACCGCCCAGCCACACAACGACTGCG GACCTTACGGCGAGCAGGACGAGGAACAGATATTCATTCAGAAAGTAGTGCCCGATACGGACACGCTCTACGTGCGCTTAGCGTCCAATGGAAGAAG GGTGTGCACCATCCGCTCGGTGGACGGGTCGGCCGTGTCGTGCTTCGCGGTGGCGGAGTGCGAGGGCGCGCTGCGGCCGCGCCGCCTGCTGCTGTGCGGCCACCGCTCCGGCGCCGCGCAGATGTGGGACCTGACCGCCGCCATCGACAAGGCGGCCAAGCCGGCGCAAGCGGTCGCCACTAGCAGCG